TAGACACTTCCTGACTTTTGCCACATATGGCTCTGTTATCCTGGCAGCGAGACAACGGTTTCAAAGGCCATCAAAATTAGTTTATTATCGTGTAATTTTACAATCCGGCGGGCATTGATCAGCATGGTCATTTCACCAATATCAGGAAATTTTCCAGTAACCGAAAAATCTTCGAACGCCCTATCATGCTCCAAAAGATCAGCCATCAAGGTGGCCAATTCAGGAATGTCCCACTGCTTATCTTTTATTTGAAAAATAGATTGACCTATCACTTCTCCCTCTGTTATCCGAAACGTTTGATAAAAAGCTTTGTTGGCTGTTTTTAACCGCAAGCTGTCATCAAGCACAACCATAGGATGCCTTACGGTTTCCACAATGGCTTCGGCATACTCCCGGAACGCCTGGATAACTTTATTGCTTTGTTTGATGACATCAATATCGGCAAAAGTAATGATAACGCCATCGATCTTGTTATCTGCAGTCCGATAAGGACGTATCTGCATGGAATACCAGTGGCCCCAGCGATCCTGGACTTCTTGCTCAATGCTGTTTAGCGTATCAATGACCTTAAGGCTGGCTTGCTCCAGATCGGGAACATCAAAATTGGACTTAATATGGCTGATTGGTCGTCCAACATCAGCACTGATTAAATTAAATGCTTTTTCGGCAACCGAGTTAAATCGCCTAATACGCAAATCATTGCTGAGTATGAGAACAGGGAGGTTGATACTGCGCAGTAGATTGATCATATCATTGTTAACATGATTCAATTCCATATTGCGGGTCCCTAGTTCTTCATTTAGGGTCATCAACTCTTCATTGGTCGACTGAAGTTCTTCTTTGGAGGTCTCCATTTCTTCATTCATGCTCTGCAGTTCTTCGTTGCTTGATTGTATTTCCTCATTCGCATACCTCAGATCTTCGTTTACCGCTTCATACTGGTCGATAATCGACTGCAGGTATTCTTTTGTGGCTGTAACTTCCTGTGTCAAGCGGGAAATCTCGTCAACAGCCCGCGCCTCATGAAAATCTTCTTGAAACGCAGTGCCATTGTCATGCGTACTATTGGACTTTGACTGCACTGCATGCTCATGGAAGAGAACCAGAAAGTATTCGCCTTTTGGGAATGGTCCATTGATCGGAACAATGTCAACACTAACCGGTAATGAATGTCCGTTTTTAAGAACGTGCAGGCCTTCCTTTTTGACCAGTACATTTTCCTTTTTGGCCTGACTGATGGCCGCCCGCAGTCCGGCGAATAACCCATCTCGGGCCATTTTCAGCAGGTTTACGCTCGGCATCCCTGACGCCGGCTCAAGATAAACACCAGTACGGCCCCGAAACTGGATAATATCCAGCTTGCTGTTGATAATGACACCTGGCGGGGAATATTTGCCGAGAACAATCCGATCAGCCTCTTTTTTCACATCCAACCAAGATCCGTTTAAAGCGTCTGACTCGCCCGTGCCGTGATTTGGGATCGTTGCAGCATACTCGGCAGCATAAAATTCAAATACCATCGGATTGGCTACCGATTTCTTCGTGTAAATCCGGTACCTTTTATCCACCAGATCAAACAAGTCAGCAAATACACCGACAGATTCAGACGCCCCTAAAATGAGAAAGCCGTTGGGATTCAAGGCATAATGAAAAATCGGGAATATTCGCTTATGCAATGCCGGTCCAAAATAGATCATTACATTGCGGCAACTGACAAGATCCACTTTGGAAATGGGCGGATCCTGACCAATGTCCTGCTTGGCAAATACGCATATATCGCGAATGGTCTTACTAACCTGATAGCCCTGCTCTACCTCGATAAAGAACCGGCTGAGACGCTCCGGCGAAACGTCGGTCATGATGGTCTTGCTGTAGATTCCTGTCCGTGCTTTGCCGATAACTGCTTCATTAATATCGGTGGCAAAAATCTGGATACTCCGATGAACAGTGTTGTCCTTCAAAAATTCCATCAAAGCAATGGCCAGTGAATAGGCTTCCTCACCAGTCGAACATCCGGGCACCCACAGCCGAATGGGCGCATGGGGTGCGGTCGTATTAACGATGGAAGGAAAGACCACCTTTTTCAAGCTATCGAATGCGTGCTGATCACGGAAGAACCGTGTGACATTAATCAGTATATCTTGCTGCAAAGCGCTAACTTCTGCGCTATTTTTCTGCAGATAAGCGATATAATCGTCAAGCTTACTTATCTTCAGTAAAGCCATTCGGTGCATAATACGCCGTTTTATCGTAAGCTGCTTGTATTCGGCGAAGTTAATACCGCTGCCTTTGCATAACAGAGCAATAATCCTATTGAGTACGTCTAACTCCTCCTGAGACAGTTCGGCATCATCTTCCACCACCGATACTGAGGAATGTCTTTCAGCTTGCTGGCTTTGAGTTGTGTCTCCGGAATTATTTTCTTCCATTTTTTCTCCTCTTCAACTTATAGGAACCGCATCATGATACGCACACTTCGACAGTGAAAACTGACAAAATATTTTAGAATTGGTATCTTGCTGAAACGTTCTGTACTGCTATACTCTTTTCCTTCCCAAAACTAACCAGCATTGCCAGAAAGTAGAAGCAATTAAACCCTGCAACGCATTTGGGCAATGAGTGCAGGGTTTAATTGCTTCTATTGTAATAAGTTCATGGTATATGCTTCTGGTAACGCCCCATTCTAGCAGGCATTTTTGTCATCATAGGCCTGCTGAAATATTCTTACATAATCGTCTCTGGTAATGGTTTTTGGATTACTGTCATTTGAGCCGTTTTTGACTGACATTTCGGCTAAGAGCATAAAATCATCTTGATGAATATTCAGCACTTTGATGCCAGGTAATCCGATTTCCCTGGATAATTTTTTGATATAGTCAATGCCTTTTACGGCTGCTTTACGGTCATCTGGCTCGTCAATGCCCATGACTCTGGCAACCCGGGCATATTTGTATTCTGCTGCAGGCAAATTGTATTCCATCACATACGGCAGCAAAATGGCGTTGCACATCCCATGCGGCGCATCATACAGACTGCCCAGTGCTTCTGCCATACAATGCACTGAAGCAACATCAGCATGACTAAAGGATAGGCCAGCCAGCAGACTGCCCATCATCATATGATCTCTTGCTTCTAGATTTGCGCCGTTCTTCACAGCTTCCACAATATGATTGGCAATGTATTCCACCGCATACAAGCCTACCGCTTCGGCTATCGGCTCCGTGCAATTGGCAGTATAGCCTTCGATGGCATGGGTCAGCGCATCAATACCGGTAGCTGCAGTTACTAACGGCGGTACTGTCAATGTAAGTTCAGGATCAACAATGGCCACTTTGGCAGCTATAGCCGGACTTTTGATCGTAAATTTGAACTTTTCTTTGGTATCAGTAATAACTGAGGAAAATGTTACTTCACTGCCTGTCCCTGCTGTTGTCGGAATGGTAATTAGGGGAATACAATCTTCTTTGATTTTGCCTTTTCCTTGATAGTCTCTGACTTTTCCGCCTTGTTTTGCCAGAACTACAACAGCTTTTGCTGCATCAATAGGACTGCCGCCACCAAAAGCAATGATCATATCAACGGCTTCTTCTCTTGCCACCTGAGCAGCTAACTCTACATTGTAATCTTTTGGATTGGCCTCAATGTCATCATAGGTAATACAATTAAGGCCTTCCGCCTGAACGAGGTCAATAATCTTACTAACCAGTCCGGCATGAACAAGCCCTTTATCGGTAATGATCATTACCTTTTTTGCTTGTAATAGGCGCAATTCTTCTCCCAAACATTGGATCATTCCCAACCCATATCTTATTTTGGTTGGCAGCACAAAATCAAAATGGCTGATCATATGATTCCTCCTCCATAAGGTTAACTTTGAGAAAAACTCCACTGAGTGTTAACATCTTCCAGATTCAGGCAACTATAGTTTTCTTTATTGGCTATAACGAAATAAACTCCTGCAAAAATCCTCAGCCTGTTTACCTGTCATGGCCATATCTAAAGCTTTTTGCCATTCACCGCGATAATTTTGAGTCTCTTCCATCACCTTGGCTAATCGTTCCGCTTTATAAGAATCAAGTTTAGCCTGTCCATAATTACCAAGGAGTTGTTCAATCTTGGTTTTATGTTCACCGATTTCTCTTAAGAGTGCTTGCCTGCATCCTGATTAAGAAAACCCCTAATGTTAAGGCTTCGTTTATTCTACTCTCTGTTCTAACAGCATGCATGTTTTGTATGATGAATTGCTTTAACACAGAGCATACATCATTTACAAACATCGCTTAACAAATACGTGGAAGCTGATCAGAAGCTAGCATATCCAGCAATCTAACCCCACCTATCGTCGTTCTAAGACCTACTGACCCTCGATTATTAGCGGTAACACTGCCAATTATTCTTGCATCCCTGCCATATTGATGCTGATGCATGACGCCTACCAATTGCTCACTATATGCTGAATCAACGAATGCGAGTATTTTTCCCTCATTAGCAAGATACAGCGGATCAAATCCCAGCATATCGCAAACTGCCGCAACTTCCGGCCGAATGGGGATTGCTGTTTCTTTCAAAAGAATTCCGACTTTAGCCTGGCTGGCAATTTCATTTAAGATGGTCGCTACCCCTCCGCGAGTAGGATCCCGTAAAATCGAAATTTGCGGTACTGCCAGCAACATTTCCTTGACTAGACCATTTAAGGGAGCACAATCACTGGTAATCGCCTGCGGTAAAGTGATTCCGTGGCGTTCGGCCATAACCGAAACTGCATGATCCCCAATGTGACCGCTTAGGATAATATCTTGTCCGGCATGAACTCGAGCAGGTGTA
The Sporomusaceae bacterium FL31 genome window above contains:
- the cheR_2 gene encoding chemotaxis protein CheR, which produces MEENNSGDTTQSQQAERHSSVSVVEDDAELSQEELDVLNRIIALLCKGSGINFAEYKQLTIKRRIMHRMALLKISKLDDYIAYLQKNSAEVSALQQDILINVTRFFRDQHAFDSLKKVVFPSIVNTTAPHAPIRLWVPGCSTGEEAYSLAIALMEFLKDNTVHRSIQIFATDINEAVIGKARTGIYSKTIMTDVSPERLSRFFIEVEQGYQVSKTIRDICVFAKQDIGQDPPISKVDLVSCRNVMIYFGPALHKRIFPIFHYALNPNGFLILGASESVGVFADLFDLVDKRYRIYTKKSVANPMVFEFYAAEYAATIPNHGTGESDALNGSWLDVKKEADRIVLGKYSPPGVIINSKLDIIQFRGRTGVYLEPASGMPSVNLLKMARDGLFAGLRAAISQAKKENVLVKKEGLHVLKNGHSLPVSVDIVPINGPFPKGEYFLVLFHEHAVQSKSNSTHDNGTAFQEDFHEARAVDEISRLTQEVTATKEYLQSIIDQYEAVNEDLRYANEEIQSSNEELQSMNEEMETSKEELQSTNEELMTLNEELGTRNMELNHVNNDMINLLRSINLPVLILSNDLRIRRFNSVAEKAFNLISADVGRPISHIKSNFDVPDLEQASLKVIDTLNSIEQEVQDRWGHWYSMQIRPYRTADNKIDGVIITFADIDVIKQSNKVIQAFREYAEAIVETVRHPMVVLDDSLRLKTANKAFYQTFRITEGEVIGQSIFQIKDKQWDIPELATLMADLLEHDRAFEDFSVTGKFPDIGEMTMLINARRIVKLHDNKLILMAFETVVSLPG
- a CDS encoding lactaldehyde reductase, coding for MISHFDFVLPTKIRYGLGMIQCLGEELRLLQAKKVMIITDKGLVHAGLVSKIIDLVQAEGLNCITYDDIEANPKDYNVELAAQVAREEAVDMIIAFGGGSPIDAAKAVVVLAKQGGKVRDYQGKGKIKEDCIPLITIPTTAGTGSEVTFSSVITDTKEKFKFTIKSPAIAAKVAIVDPELTLTVPPLVTAATGIDALTHAIEGYTANCTEPIAEAVGLYAVEYIANHIVEAVKNGANLEARDHMMMGSLLAGLSFSHADVASVHCMAEALGSLYDAPHGMCNAILLPYVMEYNLPAAEYKYARVARVMGIDEPDDRKAAVKGIDYIKKLSREIGLPGIKVLNIHQDDFMLLAEMSVKNGSNDSNPKTITRDDYVRIFQQAYDDKNAC
- the hypE gene encoding hydrogenase expression/formation protein HypE, which encodes MKDERIQMGHGSGGKLSHDLIADIMLPAFKNPILAEMHDGAKLQIQAAKLAFTTDSFIVKPVFFPGGDIGKLSVCGTVNDLAMTGAVPLYLSVAFILEEGFPVQDLKTIVQSIQTAAAEAGVFIVTGDTKVAERGAVDGIYINTAGIGKIMDDVDITPARVHAGQDIILSGHIGDHAVSVMAERHGITLPQAITSDCAPLNGLVKEMLLAVPQISILRDPTRGGVATILNEIASQAKVGILLKETAIPIRPEVAAVCDMLGFDPLYLANEGKILAFVDSAYSEQLVGVMHQHQYGRDARIIGSVTANNRGSVGLRTTIGGVRLLDMLASDQLPRIC